A window of the Budorcas taxicolor isolate Tak-1 chromosome 10, Takin1.1, whole genome shotgun sequence genome harbors these coding sequences:
- the LOC128054784 gene encoding olfactory receptor 4F3/4F16/4F29-like, which produces MLTKLMDGANQSVVAEFVLLGLTNSWEIQLLLFVFSSTFYVASMMGNSLIILTVTCDPHLHSPMYFLLANLSFIDLGVSSVTSPKMIYDLFRKHKVISFRGCIAQIFFIHIVGGVEMMLLIAMAFDRYVAICKPLHYLTIMNPRMCISFLVAAWIIGFTHSMVQLPFVVNLPFCGPNVLDSFYCDLPRLIKLACIDTYQLEFMVMANSGFISIGSIFILIISYVVIILTVQKHSSGSSSKALSTLSAHITAVALFFGPLIFIYTWPFPSTHLDKFLAIFYAVLTPFLNPVIYTFRNQEMKVAMTRVCRQLVSYRKISLLMPVL; this is translated from the coding sequence ATGCTAACAAAGCTAATGGATGGAGCAAATCAGTCTGTGGTGGCAGAGTTTGTGCTCCTGGGACTTACCAACTCCTGGGAGATCCAGCTACTCCTGTTTGTGTTCTCATCCACATTTTATGTGGCAAGCATGATGGGAAACTCTCTCATTATTCTCACTGTGACTTGTGACCCTCATTTACACTCTCCCATGTACTTTCTGTTGGCCAACCTCTCCTTCATTGACCTGGGAGTTTCTTCTGTCACTTCTCCCAAGATGATTTATGACCTTTTCAGAAAGCATAAAGTCATCTCCTTTAGAGGCTGCATTGCTCAGATCTTCTTCATCCACATCGTTGGTGGTGTGGAGATGATGCTGCTCATAGCCATGGCCTTTGACAGATATGTTGCCATATGTAAGCCTCTCCACTATCTGACCATCATGAACCCTAGAATGTGCATCTCCTTTTTAGTGGCTGCCTGGATAATAGGCTTTACCCACTCCATGGTTCAACTGCCTTTTGTTGTAAACTTACCCTTCTGTGGCCCAAATGTGTTGGACAGCTTTTACTGTGACCTTCCTCGGTTGATCAAACTTGCCTGCATAGACACGTACCAACTAGAGTTCATGGTCATGGCCAACAGTGGGTTCATCTCTATTGGCTCCATCTTCATTCTGATCATTTCCTACGTTGTCATCATTCTCACTGTTCAGAAACACTCTTCAGGTAGTTCATCTAAGGCTCTGTCCACACTTTCAGCTCACATCACTGCAGTAGCTCTGTTCTTTGGTCCTTTGATTTTTATCTATACatggccatttccttccacaCACCTGGATAAGTTTTTGGCCATCTTTTATGCAGTTCTCACTCCTTTCCTGAATCCAGTCATTTATACATTCAGGAATCAAGAAATGAAAGTGGCAATGACAAGAGTATGCAGACAGTTAGTGAGTTATAGAAAGATCTCTTTATTGATGCCTGTATTGTAA